The Beijerinckiaceae bacterium RH AL1 genome has a segment encoding these proteins:
- a CDS encoding putative oxidoreductase (ID:RHAL1_02081;~source:Prodigal:2.6), whose protein sequence is MASWRDGMPRGMRLKSEGFASALSDPAGAFTLKQFCAENDIPYGDLDVPVSVETFTAYGDSFQQKFVPQLDTRRVAHVARAPHGFTLTLEDGTCVDARRVIIATGVAPFKHIPAVLAGLTPSRLTHTCEHADYAAFAGKRVVVIGAGASAVDAAAALQRGGAIASLVSRRAEVRFHAGATRRGLRQRLVAPITPLGPGWKKLFCVRAPLTFRLLPARLRRRLVTRYLGPAPGWFAREDFVGKVEVHLSSRLIAARETADGAALEIAGPDGRRTLEVDHVVAGTGYGVDIARLAFLDRDIVGAIACEAAAPRLSPSFETSVPGLYVAGPAAAFTFGPLLRFVCGAGFAARRITAHVAAQERPLERRSGQDRPAGASFQLDGSPAC, encoded by the coding sequence ATGGCGAGCTGGCGCGACGGGATGCCGCGCGGCATGCGGCTGAAGTCCGAGGGCTTCGCGTCGGCCCTGTCCGACCCCGCCGGGGCCTTCACCCTGAAGCAGTTCTGCGCCGAGAACGACATCCCCTACGGCGATCTCGACGTGCCGGTCTCGGTCGAGACCTTCACCGCCTACGGCGACTCCTTCCAGCAGAAGTTCGTGCCGCAGCTCGACACGCGCCGGGTCGCGCACGTCGCCCGGGCGCCGCACGGCTTCACGCTGACGCTCGAGGACGGCACGTGCGTCGACGCGCGGCGCGTGATCATCGCGACCGGGGTCGCACCGTTCAAGCACATCCCCGCCGTGCTCGCGGGGCTAACGCCTTCCCGCCTGACCCACACCTGCGAGCATGCCGACTACGCCGCCTTCGCCGGCAAGCGCGTGGTCGTCATCGGCGCCGGCGCCTCGGCGGTGGATGCGGCCGCGGCGCTGCAGCGCGGCGGTGCGATCGCGAGCCTGGTCAGCCGCCGCGCCGAGGTGCGCTTTCACGCAGGGGCAACCCGCCGCGGGCTGCGCCAGCGCCTGGTCGCGCCGATCACCCCGCTCGGCCCGGGCTGGAAGAAGCTGTTCTGCGTCCGCGCGCCGCTGACCTTTCGCCTGCTGCCGGCACGGCTGCGGCGACGGCTCGTCACGCGCTATCTCGGCCCGGCGCCGGGCTGGTTCGCGCGCGAGGATTTCGTCGGCAAGGTCGAAGTGCACCTCTCGTCGCGCCTGATCGCGGCGCGAGAGACCGCCGACGGCGCCGCGCTCGAGATCGCGGGACCCGACGGCCGCCGCACGCTCGAGGTCGACCACGTCGTCGCCGGCACGGGCTACGGCGTCGACATCGCCCGCCTCGCCTTCCTCGATCGCGACATCGTGGGCGCGATCGCCTGCGAAGCGGCAGCGCCGCGCCTCTCGCCGTCGTTCGAGACCTCGGTGCCGGGGCTCTACGTCGCGGGACCGGCGGCGGCGTTCACCTTCGGCCCGCTGCTGCGCTTCGTCTGCGGCGCCGGCTTCGCCGCGCGGCGCATCACGGCGCATGTCGCCGCGCAGGAACGGCCACTCGAACGACGCTCGGGACAGGATCGGCCCGCCGGCGCCAGCTTCCAGCTCGACGGGAGCCCCGCATGCTGA
- the rpsR gene encoding 30S ribosomal subunit protein S18 (ID:RHAL1_02085;~source:Prodigal:2.6): MAAAAGARRPFFRRRKTCPFSGPNAPKIDYKDTRLLSRYISERGKIVPSRITAVSAKKQRELAQAIKRARFLGLLPYVIR, encoded by the coding sequence ATGGCCGCCGCTGCCGGGGCGCGTCGCCCCTTCTTCCGTCGCCGCAAGACCTGCCCGTTCTCCGGCCCCAACGCGCCGAAGATCGATTACAAGGACACGCGTCTGCTCTCGCGCTACATCTCCGAGCGCGGCAAGATCGTGCCGTCGCGCATCACCGCCGTCTCGGCGAAGAAGCAGCGTGAGCTCGCCCAGGCGATCAAGCGCGCTCGCTTCCTGGGCCTCCTGCCCTACGTGATCCGCTAA
- the rplI gene encoding 50S ribosomal protein L9 (ID:RHAL1_02083;~source:Prodigal:2.6), translated as MEVILLERVPKLGQMGETVRVKDGYARNFLLPGNKALRATEANKKRFESQKAQLEARNLEARKDAERVAERLEGQSVTIIRQAGETGYLYGSVATRDVAEALTAAGFSVHRNQVVMTTPIKVLGLHTLPIQLHPEIAVDVTVNVARSTEEAERQARGEEINVVEESSMDDLGLEVGRALEDGNGSFGDR; from the coding sequence ATGGAAGTTATCCTGCTCGAACGCGTTCCCAAGCTCGGCCAGATGGGCGAGACCGTCCGCGTGAAGGACGGCTATGCCCGCAACTTCCTGCTGCCCGGCAACAAGGCGCTGCGCGCCACCGAGGCCAACAAGAAGCGCTTCGAAAGCCAGAAGGCGCAGCTCGAGGCCCGCAACCTCGAGGCCCGCAAGGACGCCGAGCGCGTAGCCGAGCGGCTCGAGGGCCAGAGCGTCACGATCATCCGCCAGGCCGGCGAGACCGGCTACCTCTACGGCTCGGTCGCGACCCGCGACGTCGCCGAGGCGCTGACGGCCGCCGGCTTCTCGGTGCACCGCAACCAGGTCGTCATGACCACGCCGATCAAGGTCCTCGGCCTGCACACGCTGCCGATCCAGCTGCATCCCGAGATCGCCGTCGACGTGACGGTCAACGTCGCCCGCTCGACGGAAGAGGCCGAGCGCCAGGCGCGCGGCGAGGAGATCAACGTCGTCGAGGAGAGCTCGATGGACGATCTCGGGCTCGAGGTCGGCCGCGCGCTCGAGGACGGCAACGGGAGCTTCGGCGACCGCTAA
- a CDS encoding hypothetical protein (ID:RHAL1_02084;~conserved membrane protein of unknown function;~source:Prodigal:2.6) produces MRTIKIRINGVGLAAAFGAGLAAALFALMPALKTPGGLTSVGELSSGAAAAWMMAFIAPLPIMLASFAFGSVAGLIAAIVGALAVGIVDLRPDSVAALHLDKIATGGLETVVFAVGFGIPAWLISQLSLMPASARRPDGKALVRPEEHRLGLVIATAAGFAAIGAALNIAIAADSHGSLHGFLEASASALEPMLTDRGTLPKGMDPHAVALAFVWTAMGVMAAAQLMLLVFNLWIAARVAQMSNLLTAPWPDIPSGLRVPRPLAIVLAVALGLSFAGNQLGAAGIIVSGAIGMAFAFQGLAVVHALTRAKQGMRLPLLIIVYLTLFMLMPWSLIAYSLLGLIDTGLSFRDRQKPAVKKNPS; encoded by the coding sequence ATGCGAACCATCAAGATACGCATCAACGGCGTCGGTCTGGCGGCGGCCTTCGGGGCCGGTCTTGCCGCGGCCTTGTTCGCGCTGATGCCCGCACTCAAGACGCCGGGCGGCCTGACCTCCGTCGGCGAGTTGTCGTCGGGCGCCGCGGCGGCGTGGATGATGGCGTTCATCGCGCCGCTGCCGATCATGCTCGCCTCGTTCGCGTTCGGCTCGGTGGCGGGCCTCATCGCCGCGATCGTCGGCGCGCTCGCCGTCGGCATCGTCGACCTGCGGCCGGACTCGGTCGCCGCGCTCCATCTCGACAAGATCGCGACCGGCGGTCTCGAGACCGTGGTCTTCGCCGTCGGCTTCGGCATCCCGGCCTGGCTCATCTCGCAGCTCTCGCTGATGCCCGCCTCGGCGCGGCGGCCCGACGGCAAGGCGCTGGTGCGGCCGGAGGAGCATCGCCTCGGTCTCGTCATCGCGACCGCCGCCGGCTTCGCGGCGATCGGCGCCGCGCTGAACATCGCGATCGCCGCCGACAGCCACGGCTCGCTGCATGGCTTCCTGGAGGCGAGCGCCAGCGCGCTCGAGCCGATGCTCACCGACCGCGGAACGCTGCCGAAGGGCATGGATCCGCACGCCGTGGCCCTGGCCTTCGTGTGGACGGCGATGGGCGTCATGGCCGCCGCGCAGCTGATGCTGCTCGTCTTCAACCTGTGGATCGCAGCGCGCGTCGCGCAGATGTCCAACCTCCTGACGGCGCCCTGGCCCGACATTCCGAGCGGGCTGCGCGTGCCGCGCCCGCTGGCGATCGTGCTCGCGGTGGCGCTCGGCCTCAGCTTCGCCGGCAACCAGCTCGGCGCCGCCGGCATCATCGTGTCGGGAGCCATCGGCATGGCCTTCGCCTTCCAGGGCCTCGCCGTCGTCCACGCGCTGACCCGCGCCAAGCAGGGCATGCGCCTGCCGCTGCTCATCATCGTCTACCTGACGCTCTTCATGCTGATGCCGTGGAGCCTCATCGCCTACAGCCTGCTCGGGCTGATCGACACCGGGCTCTCGTTCCGCGACCGGCAGAAGCCGGCCGTGAAGAAAAACCCGTCTTAA
- the rpsF gene encoding 30S ribosomal protein S6 (ID:RHAL1_02086;~source:Prodigal:2.6) — MALYEHVYMARQDVSAQQVETLTDQFKSVVEGLGGSFAKVEYWGVKSLAYRIRKNRKAHFSLINIEAPAAAIAEMERQMGLNEDILRFITIRVDEHEDGPSAMMRKREDDDRGDRRGPRGDRPPRRPREDGPAEEGVN, encoded by the coding sequence ATGGCGCTCTACGAGCACGTCTACATGGCGCGTCAGGACGTCTCCGCCCAGCAGGTCGAGACCCTGACCGATCAGTTCAAGTCTGTTGTCGAAGGCCTCGGCGGCTCGTTCGCCAAGGTCGAGTATTGGGGCGTCAAGTCGCTCGCCTATCGGATCCGCAAGAACCGCAAGGCGCACTTCTCGCTCATCAACATCGAGGCGCCCGCTGCCGCCATCGCCGAGATGGAGCGCCAGATGGGCCTCAACGAGGACATCCTCCGCTTCATCACGATCCGCGTCGATGAGCACGAGGACGGCCCGTCCGCGATGATGCGCAAGCGCGAGGACGACGACCGTGGCGACCGCCGCGGCCCGCGTGGCGACCGCCCGCCGCGTCGCCCGCGTGAGGATGGTCCTGCCGAAGAGGGGGTGAACTGA
- a CDS encoding hypothetical protein (ID:RHAL1_02082;~conserved protein of unknown function;~source:Prodigal:2.6) encodes MLRSDPRTTMSPSGTPRVLFVSLVNDVASDRIVAAMSKLGAACAVMSAPDAFAARTMHVDCVFPLPRRGGAWARCLVLGRRLKAAQRSFAPDLVVPLDEMAALALRDPKLFARSNAAVRSLLTASLGRPETFALACDRHRIVETAAKLGIPTPQQIAVTGLAEARATGARLGYPLVLKREQTCGGAGVQIVADEAELNAAFLRADAKASRKRRLQALLGRAVGQDSALVLQRFVSGALAFRVVACKDGRVLDGVSFLSERVHPPVTGASTVLQPLERADMDVATKALVAALGCSGFVAVDFLVPTDGPAVLIEMNPRPVASGHLGRLYGHDIHAALLDAVGGSTPRPAIAVAPGPDRIALFPRELDRDPVAARLEPGVLHDVPWNDPGSVAAHATWLAGRHPSSAAHLSQMLGTATPRPRRRQILTDLQEAAARLFHAGGTASAK; translated from the coding sequence ATGCTGAGATCTGACCCTCGCACCACCATGAGCCCGTCGGGAACGCCGCGCGTCCTGTTCGTCAGCCTTGTCAACGACGTCGCGTCCGACCGCATCGTCGCGGCGATGAGCAAGCTCGGCGCCGCCTGCGCCGTGATGAGCGCGCCCGACGCCTTCGCCGCCCGCACGATGCATGTCGACTGCGTCTTTCCCCTGCCGCGTCGCGGCGGCGCCTGGGCGCGCTGCCTCGTGCTAGGCCGCCGTCTCAAGGCCGCGCAACGGTCGTTCGCGCCCGACCTCGTGGTGCCGCTCGACGAGATGGCCGCGCTCGCGCTGCGCGACCCAAAATTGTTCGCCCGGTCGAATGCCGCCGTGAGATCGCTCCTCACCGCCTCCCTCGGGCGCCCGGAGACCTTTGCCCTGGCGTGCGACCGCCACCGAATCGTCGAGACCGCGGCCAAGCTCGGCATCCCCACACCCCAGCAGATCGCCGTGACGGGCCTCGCCGAGGCCCGTGCGACGGGCGCGCGGCTCGGCTACCCCTTGGTGCTGAAGCGCGAGCAGACGTGCGGCGGCGCCGGCGTGCAGATCGTCGCCGACGAAGCCGAGCTGAACGCCGCCTTTCTGCGCGCCGACGCCAAGGCTTCGCGCAAGCGCCGCCTGCAGGCGCTTCTGGGTCGCGCGGTCGGCCAAGACAGTGCGCTCGTGCTGCAGCGCTTCGTCTCCGGCGCGCTCGCCTTTCGCGTCGTCGCCTGCAAGGACGGACGCGTGCTCGACGGGGTGAGCTTCCTGTCGGAGCGCGTGCATCCGCCGGTCACCGGGGCCAGCACCGTGCTCCAGCCGCTCGAACGCGCCGACATGGACGTCGCGACGAAAGCGCTCGTCGCCGCGCTCGGATGCTCCGGCTTCGTCGCCGTCGATTTCCTGGTGCCGACCGACGGACCAGCCGTGCTGATCGAGATGAACCCGCGGCCAGTCGCGAGCGGGCATCTCGGCCGGCTCTACGGCCACGATATCCATGCCGCGTTGCTCGACGCGGTCGGCGGCTCGACGCCGCGTCCTGCGATCGCCGTCGCGCCGGGGCCGGACCGCATCGCCCTGTTCCCGCGCGAGCTCGACCGCGACCCGGTCGCGGCGCGCCTCGAGCCCGGCGTGCTGCACGACGTGCCGTGGAACGACCCCGGCTCGGTTGCGGCGCACGCGACCTGGCTCGCCGGGCGCCACCCGTCTTCCGCAGCGCACCTCTCGCAGATGCTCGGGACAGCGACGCCGCGTCCGCGCCGCCGCCAGATCCTCACCGACCTGCAGGAAGCGGCCGCGCGTCTGTTCCACGCCGGCGGGACCGCTTCGGCGAAGTAG